A genomic stretch from Deltaproteobacteria bacterium includes:
- a CDS encoding response regulator has translation MNEILVVDDIQDNLLLSKTILELNGYYVHATQNPKDTNKILKRNNVDLIILDVNMPEVNGIELCKRLKKNPKTAHIPVILFTAERTSTEDIVSGLNGGADKYLTRPIQEEELLAWVRASIRDKMAYDDAFRQMKEERLVFEQACNEAPPAMILFDSEGTPVFLNPGAQAIFSRYSTKTRTRTKPPYGLHPSVIKLLKNLYATTLVARRRKRSNRADTEWTLPDGHTLQMLIMSLESDPKDSRGNDYTLVMTQVPLKNLPFDPDTFAIRHGLSKREKELVTLIFQGYSNMEIGERMFISEHTVKVHLKHIFDKVGVKNRTSLIRKLFV, from the coding sequence ATGAATGAGATCTTGGTAGTGGACGATATTCAGGACAACCTGCTCCTTTCCAAAACCATTCTGGAATTGAACGGTTATTACGTACACGCAACACAGAACCCGAAGGATACAAACAAGATCCTGAAGAGGAACAATGTCGATCTGATCATTCTCGATGTGAATATGCCTGAAGTCAATGGAATCGAACTGTGCAAGCGGCTCAAGAAAAATCCGAAGACGGCTCATATTCCGGTAATTCTTTTTACAGCGGAGCGGACCTCAACGGAGGACATTGTCTCCGGTCTGAACGGAGGAGCAGACAAGTACCTCACCCGTCCGATCCAGGAGGAAGAACTGCTGGCCTGGGTGCGAGCCTCGATTCGGGACAAAATGGCCTATGATGATGCCTTCCGTCAGATGAAAGAAGAGCGGCTGGTCTTTGAACAGGCCTGCAATGAAGCGCCTCCGGCCATGATCCTCTTTGACTCCGAAGGCACACCGGTTTTCCTGAACCCCGGAGCCCAGGCGATCTTTTCCCGCTACAGCACAAAAACCCGGACCCGGACGAAACCGCCCTATGGACTGCATCCCTCGGTCATCAAACTGCTCAAGAACCTCTATGCAACAACTCTGGTGGCACGGAGGCGGAAACGATCCAATCGGGCCGATACGGAGTGGACACTGCCGGACGGACATACCCTGCAGATGTTGATCATGTCGCTCGAAAGTGATCCGAAAGATTCCCGTGGAAATGACTACACCCTGGTCATGACCCAGGTGCCGCTGAAGAATCTTCCCTTCGATCCCGATACCTTCGCCATCCGTCACGGTCTTTCCAAGCGGGAGAAGGAACTGGTAACCCTGATCTTCCAGGGCTACAGTAACATGGAAATCGGGGAGCGGATGTTCATCAGTGAACACACAGTGAAGGTCCACCTGAAGCACATCTTCGACAAGGTCGGCGTCAAGAACCGGACCTCTCTGATCCGGAAACTTTTCGTCTGA
- the rplT gene encoding 50S ribosomal protein L20, with product MPRVKGGNRRLTRRKKILKQAKGFYGARKNLFRTAIEAVDRSMQEAYIGRKLRKRDFRSLWIVRINAAAREQGLSYSRLIRGLKNAQVGINRKMMAELAVHHPQDFAQLAEIAKSSLAPQS from the coding sequence ATGCCGAGAGTAAAAGGGGGTAATCGACGTCTTACCCGCAGGAAGAAAATTTTAAAACAGGCCAAGGGGTTTTATGGAGCCCGCAAAAACCTGTTTCGCACAGCGATTGAAGCGGTGGATCGATCGATGCAGGAGGCCTATATCGGGCGGAAACTCCGGAAGCGGGATTTTCGATCGCTTTGGATCGTGCGGATCAATGCCGCGGCTAGGGAACAGGGACTTTCTTACAGCCGCCTGATCCGGGGACTGAAAAATGCACAGGTTGGGATCAACCGGAAGATGATGGCGGAACTGGCGGTTCACCATCCTCAGGATTTTGCGCAATTGGCGGAGATTGCCAAGAGCAGTCTTGCACCCCAATCCTGA
- a CDS encoding phenylalanine--tRNA ligase subunit beta, translated as MLISLNWLKEFISIDESPDELSGRLTMAGLEVESVRDLAEGFDRLVVGHILRKDPHPDSDHLTLCRVDVGKDEVQIICGAANHRQGDKVVVALPGARLPNGMEIVPAGIRGVESFGMICSEKEMGLSDTSEGVMILPGDAVPGTPAAEILGRNDTVFEIDLTPNRPDCLSHFGVAREIAAWTGNALKEPAAVVEEKGPEISTLIDVNVREPDLCPRYACRVIENVTIAPSPPWMQERLRAVGLRPINNVVDVTNYLLMELGHPLHAFDFDLLKGNRIEVRRAGEGEKIRTLDEVERTLDEGMLLICDGKKPVAVAGVMGGGNSEVGNGTRRVLLEAACFQPASIRRTAKRLGLHSESSHRFERGTDIEGLATALDRAASLIAALAGGRVAKGRIDIYPAPFREGVIPLRAAKVRDLLGISLPAGEIRLILERLQLTVEEGDRETLHVAIPPFRVDLEREIDLIEEIARIYGYNRIPSTRTRATLEPGGTTRNRQLSMRIRRALAAEGFFETIHYSFHNPDDLDRLGLAPDDPLRRFIEIRNPLSRDQSVMRTTLLPALLHNLRRNLKRSRSGLRLFEVGRTFEKSADAPALEKERLAGVAAGAEVLPGWDRQEREVDFFDLKSVLERLFRGLGISSTEWTALETVPFLHPGKSALIRNGETSLGYLGELHPEAMKRFELPQRVLCFDIDLEALFRAASGKIIYRPAIRFPAVERDIALVLPDTVPAGSIDKAIRESAPGLIRDVRLFDLYRGKPIPEGRKSLAFSIRFQAEDRTLTDSEVNDVRDGIVKKLENEFDATLRD; from the coding sequence ATGCTGATCAGTCTCAACTGGTTGAAAGAATTTATTTCCATTGACGAGTCCCCCGACGAACTGTCCGGGCGGTTGACCATGGCCGGCCTGGAGGTGGAATCGGTACGGGATCTTGCGGAAGGATTCGATCGGCTGGTGGTCGGACATATACTCAGGAAGGACCCCCATCCCGATTCCGACCACCTGACCCTCTGCCGGGTCGATGTGGGGAAGGACGAGGTTCAGATCATCTGCGGCGCCGCGAATCACCGGCAGGGTGACAAGGTCGTCGTGGCCCTTCCGGGCGCCCGTCTTCCCAACGGAATGGAAATCGTTCCGGCCGGGATCCGGGGAGTGGAATCCTTCGGGATGATCTGCTCCGAAAAGGAGATGGGCCTCTCCGATACATCGGAGGGGGTTATGATCCTTCCGGGGGATGCCGTTCCCGGGACCCCCGCTGCGGAAATTCTGGGACGGAACGATACCGTTTTCGAGATCGACCTGACCCCGAACCGCCCCGATTGTCTCAGCCATTTCGGCGTGGCGCGGGAGATTGCCGCGTGGACGGGGAACGCCCTGAAAGAGCCCGCAGCCGTAGTTGAAGAAAAGGGCCCGGAGATTTCGACCCTGATCGACGTGAATGTCCGCGAACCGGATCTTTGCCCACGTTATGCCTGCCGTGTCATCGAGAATGTGACGATTGCTCCCTCTCCACCCTGGATGCAGGAACGGCTCCGTGCCGTCGGTCTTAGGCCGATCAATAATGTCGTCGATGTCACGAACTATCTGCTCATGGAACTGGGTCATCCTCTCCATGCCTTTGACTTCGATCTGCTTAAGGGGAACCGGATCGAAGTCCGCCGGGCAGGGGAGGGAGAAAAGATCCGTACCCTCGACGAGGTGGAACGTACCCTCGACGAGGGGATGCTGCTGATTTGCGACGGTAAGAAACCGGTCGCCGTGGCCGGGGTCATGGGGGGAGGCAACAGTGAAGTCGGAAACGGAACGCGGCGGGTCCTGCTCGAAGCGGCCTGTTTTCAGCCGGCCTCGATCCGGAGGACGGCGAAACGGCTGGGTCTTCATTCCGAGTCTTCCCACCGTTTCGAGCGGGGAACGGACATTGAAGGTCTGGCTACCGCTCTGGACCGCGCCGCCTCCCTTATTGCTGCGCTGGCTGGCGGGCGCGTGGCGAAGGGACGGATCGACATCTACCCGGCGCCCTTCCGGGAAGGGGTCATTCCTCTCCGTGCTGCAAAGGTCCGGGACCTGCTCGGCATTTCTCTTCCCGCAGGGGAGATCCGCCTGATCCTGGAACGTCTTCAGCTGACTGTGGAAGAGGGGGATCGGGAAACCCTCCACGTTGCTATTCCGCCCTTCCGCGTCGACCTGGAACGTGAAATCGACCTCATCGAGGAAATCGCCCGAATATACGGTTACAACCGCATTCCAAGCACACGCACAAGGGCAACCCTGGAACCGGGCGGCACCACCCGCAACCGGCAGTTGTCGATGCGGATCCGCCGGGCTCTGGCGGCGGAAGGTTTCTTCGAAACCATCCACTACAGTTTCCATAACCCCGATGATCTCGACCGGCTCGGCCTGGCCCCGGATGACCCCCTGCGGCGGTTCATCGAGATTCGAAACCCCCTCAGCCGGGATCAGAGCGTCATGCGGACAACCCTGCTTCCCGCCCTGCTTCACAATCTCCGGCGGAACCTGAAACGTTCACGGTCCGGCCTGCGTCTTTTCGAGGTGGGGCGGACCTTTGAGAAAAGCGCCGATGCCCCGGCGCTGGAAAAAGAACGCCTTGCCGGAGTCGCCGCCGGAGCGGAAGTCCTTCCGGGATGGGACCGTCAGGAGAGAGAGGTCGATTTCTTCGACCTCAAATCCGTCCTGGAAAGGCTTTTCCGCGGACTCGGGATCTCTTCCACGGAATGGACGGCGCTGGAGACGGTTCCTTTTCTTCACCCGGGGAAAAGCGCATTGATCCGAAATGGCGAAACCTCTCTCGGGTACCTCGGCGAATTGCACCCGGAAGCGATGAAGCGTTTTGAACTGCCGCAGCGGGTCCTCTGTTTCGACATCGATCTTGAGGCCCTTTTCCGGGCGGCGTCCGGAAAGATTATATACCGTCCTGCAATCCGCTTTCCCGCCGTGGAACGGGATATTGCGCTGGTTCTCCCCGACACCGTTCCGGCCGGATCGATCGACAAAGCGATCCGGGAATCTGCGCCCGGGCTGATCCGGGACGTCCGGCTCTTTGACCTCTATCGGGGGAAACCGATCCCGGAAGGCAGGAAGAGTCTCGCTTTCTCCATACGTTTCCAGGCGGAAGACCGGACCCTGACGGACAGCGAGGTCAACGATGTACGGGACGGTATCGTGAAAAAACTGGAGAATGAATTTGATGCGACCCTGCGTGATTAG
- the thrS gene encoding threonine--tRNA ligase codes for MGVEKIKIRVTDGPAGEFDAGANIASVFSVLMPDDQKRFIGARLNGKAVDLAFPVNESAELAGILPESEEGEDILRHTAAHIMAQAVQELFPGTRVAIGPTIEKGFYYDFDTERPFTPEDLEKITKRMREIIKRNLPIVRSQMSREEALAFFAERHEDYKVELINDLTDEPTVSLYTQGDYVDLCRGPHLPRTSLLRHFKLLSVAGAYWRGDEKNAMLQRIYGTAFARKEDLKQYLQMLEEAKKRDHRKLGRQLELFEINETVGGGLILYHPKGAMLRWILEDFEKQEHLKRGYQPVIGPQILKSDTWRISGHYDYYKENMYFTEIEGKEYGIKPMNCPAHMMIFKSKTRSYRDLPIRFFELGTVHRHEKTGVLHGLLRVRGFTQDDAHIFCLPEQLTGEIIGVIDFIKDVMKVFGFAYSLEISTRPEKSIGSDEDWERATKALQDALATHHLSYEINEGDGAFYGPKIDVKIRDAIGRSWQCATIQCDFTLPERFQLTYVGSDGAEHRPVMLHRVILGSLERFMAVLIEHHAGKFPTWLAPTQAVIINITDAQLSYAGKVKEQFDVAGIRTVLDDRKEKMGYKIREAQMQKVPYMIIIGDREVESSRLSLRSRDRGDLGDCSVEETLRMIRSEIEEKRDGSGTTEGGR; via the coding sequence ATGGGTGTGGAAAAGATCAAAATACGGGTTACAGATGGTCCTGCCGGTGAATTTGATGCGGGGGCGAACATTGCTTCGGTTTTCTCGGTCCTGATGCCGGACGATCAAAAACGTTTTATTGGTGCCAGATTGAACGGGAAGGCCGTGGATCTGGCTTTTCCTGTGAATGAATCTGCCGAACTGGCGGGGATCCTTCCGGAGTCCGAAGAGGGGGAGGATATTCTCCGTCATACGGCGGCGCACATCATGGCTCAGGCAGTCCAGGAACTCTTTCCCGGCACCCGGGTGGCCATCGGACCGACCATTGAAAAAGGGTTCTATTACGATTTCGATACGGAACGTCCCTTCACACCGGAGGACCTGGAGAAGATCACCAAACGGATGCGTGAGATCATCAAGCGGAATCTCCCCATTGTCCGGAGTCAAATGAGCCGGGAGGAGGCCCTGGCCTTCTTCGCGGAACGTCATGAAGATTACAAGGTGGAGCTGATTAACGATCTGACCGATGAACCGACGGTCTCTCTCTATACGCAGGGGGATTATGTTGATCTCTGCCGCGGGCCGCACCTTCCCCGGACCTCCCTGTTGCGTCATTTCAAGCTCCTCAGTGTTGCCGGAGCCTATTGGCGGGGGGACGAGAAGAATGCGATGCTTCAGCGGATCTACGGAACGGCCTTTGCCCGGAAGGAAGATCTCAAGCAATATCTCCAAATGCTGGAGGAGGCCAAAAAACGGGATCACCGGAAATTGGGTCGTCAACTGGAACTCTTCGAGATTAACGAGACCGTCGGCGGCGGCCTGATCCTCTATCACCCCAAAGGAGCGATGCTCCGCTGGATTCTGGAAGATTTTGAAAAGCAGGAACATCTCAAGCGGGGGTATCAGCCGGTCATCGGTCCGCAGATCTTGAAGAGTGATACCTGGCGGATCTCCGGTCATTACGACTATTATAAAGAAAATATGTATTTTACCGAGATCGAAGGGAAGGAATACGGCATCAAGCCGATGAACTGTCCGGCTCATATGATGATCTTCAAGTCGAAGACCCGCAGCTACCGGGACCTTCCGATCCGGTTCTTTGAATTAGGCACGGTACACCGCCATGAAAAGACCGGTGTTCTCCACGGTCTTCTCCGGGTCCGGGGATTTACCCAGGACGACGCCCATATCTTTTGTCTGCCGGAGCAGTTGACCGGCGAGATCATCGGAGTCATCGACTTTATCAAAGATGTGATGAAGGTCTTTGGTTTCGCCTATTCCCTGGAGATCAGCACCCGACCTGAAAAGTCGATCGGCTCCGATGAGGATTGGGAACGGGCGACGAAGGCGCTGCAGGATGCCCTTGCAACCCATCACCTTTCCTATGAGATCAATGAAGGAGACGGCGCTTTTTACGGACCGAAGATAGATGTCAAAATCCGGGATGCGATCGGGCGGAGTTGGCAGTGTGCGACCATTCAATGCGATTTTACCCTGCCGGAACGTTTTCAGCTTACCTATGTCGGTTCCGACGGTGCCGAACACCGGCCGGTCATGCTCCACCGGGTCATCCTCGGTTCCCTGGAACGGTTCATGGCGGTTCTCATTGAACATCATGCCGGGAAATTCCCCACCTGGCTGGCCCCGACGCAGGCGGTTATTATCAATATTACGGATGCCCAGCTTTCTTACGCCGGAAAGGTGAAGGAACAATTCGATGTCGCCGGGATTCGGACGGTGTTGGACGACCGGAAGGAAAAGATGGGGTACAAGATTCGGGAAGCACAAATGCAGAAGGTTCCCTACATGATCATTATCGGCGACCGGGAGGTGGAGTCGTCCCGCCTTTCCCTTCGTTCACGGGACCGTGGAGATCTCGGGGATTGCAGTGTTGAAGAAACCCTGCGGATGATCCGCTCTGAAATCGAGGAAAAACGGGACGGGAGCGGGACAACTGAAGGCGGCAGATGA
- a CDS encoding tRNA (cytidine(34)-2'-O)-methyltransferase yields MTTLRLPRFHIVLVEPEIPPNTGNIARLSVGVGATLHLVGKLGFRTDEKHLRRAGLDYWEYLDLHYHDSLTELQEAYPEGRFFYASRKGKRYYTDVTYREGDFLVFGKETKGLPEDLLRANADHTITIPMTGRMRSLNLSNAVAIVSYEMIRQHTLFSPDHSCDSRGTGR; encoded by the coding sequence ATGACGACTCTGAGACTGCCCCGTTTTCATATCGTTCTGGTGGAACCGGAGATCCCCCCCAATACGGGCAATATCGCCCGTCTCTCCGTCGGCGTGGGGGCCACCCTTCATCTTGTGGGGAAACTCGGGTTCCGGACCGATGAAAAGCACCTGCGCCGGGCCGGGCTTGATTACTGGGAATACCTCGATCTTCATTACCATGATTCTCTGACCGAGTTGCAGGAGGCCTATCCCGAAGGACGCTTCTTCTATGCCTCCCGAAAGGGAAAACGGTACTATACCGACGTTACCTATCGGGAAGGGGATTTCCTGGTCTTTGGAAAGGAGACGAAAGGGCTTCCCGAGGACTTGCTCCGGGCGAACGCCGACCATACGATTACCATCCCCATGACCGGTCGGATGAGATCTTTAAACCTTTCAAATGCCGTCGCCATTGTTTCCTACGAAATGATCCGGCAGCATACCCTCTTCTCTCCGGATCATTCATGCGACAGTAGAGGAACCGGGCGGTGA
- a CDS encoding 2-hydroxyacyl-CoA dehydratase: MQNEPVGFTTSIPVEILLAAGRTPVDLNNIFIEDPDPCSRVEEAEERGFPRNTCGWIKGIYSAARKEGLEEVIAVTQGDCSNTHALMEIFEEEGIRIFPFAYPYDRDPDLLRLQMEKTAGHFGTTLEAAESVRKKLLSLRGKIRKIDRETWEGNRVTGQENHYYQVCASDFRGDPVTYESELDRFLAEVAQRKPFPDGPRIGFIGVPPIINGLYEAIEEMGGRVVYNEVQRQFAMPFEAADLVEQYLIYTYPYSIYGRLEDVQGQIRQRKIHGIIHYAQAFCFRQIEDILFRKRLEVPVLTLEGDKPGGLDQRTRIRLEAFVEMLNG, translated from the coding sequence ATGCAAAACGAACCGGTCGGGTTTACGACAAGCATCCCCGTGGAGATTCTTCTGGCCGCAGGCCGGACGCCGGTGGACCTGAACAATATTTTTATCGAGGATCCCGATCCTTGCAGCCGTGTGGAAGAGGCGGAGGAACGCGGGTTTCCTCGAAACACCTGCGGGTGGATCAAGGGGATCTATTCGGCGGCCCGCAAAGAAGGACTTGAGGAAGTCATCGCCGTTACCCAAGGGGATTGCAGCAACACCCATGCCCTCATGGAGATCTTTGAAGAAGAGGGGATCCGCATCTTCCCCTTTGCCTATCCCTACGACCGGGACCCGGACCTGCTCCGTCTGCAAATGGAGAAGACGGCCGGACATTTTGGGACCACCCTGGAGGCCGCGGAATCGGTCCGGAAAAAGCTTTTGTCCCTCCGGGGAAAGATCCGAAAGATCGATCGGGAAACCTGGGAAGGAAACCGGGTCACCGGGCAGGAAAATCATTACTACCAGGTCTGCGCCAGTGACTTTCGTGGAGACCCAGTGACCTACGAATCTGAGCTCGACCGCTTTCTTGCGGAAGTGGCGCAGCGAAAGCCCTTTCCCGATGGACCCCGAATCGGGTTCATTGGTGTTCCTCCGATTATCAACGGACTCTATGAGGCGATCGAGGAGATGGGAGGACGGGTTGTCTATAACGAAGTGCAGAGGCAGTTTGCCATGCCTTTTGAAGCGGCGGATCTCGTTGAGCAGTATCTCATCTATACCTATCCCTACAGTATCTATGGGCGGCTGGAGGATGTGCAGGGACAGATTCGACAGAGGAAGATTCACGGGATCATTCATTATGCCCAGGCCTTCTGCTTCCGGCAGATTGAGGATATCCTCTTCCGGAAACGGCTGGAAGTGCCGGTCCTGACGCTGGAGGGGGATAAACCGGGGGGACTGGACCAGCGGACCCGGATTCGGCTCGAAGCCTTCGTGGAGATGCTTAATGGTTGA
- a CDS encoding MerR family transcriptional regulator, which yields MKPAEKLLQIGEVAKRSGTTIRTVRYYLEEGFIEAGNRSPGGFYLFNADVVEKVLFIQKLKKLGLPLKEIKSLYSIRREQKTGAQACLLVRGKLQRGRERTTAKIVDYRNLLKELDEAIELVSECEGCRKRPAKENCLACEVVKKRDHIPLPFGAIL from the coding sequence ATGAAACCAGCGGAAAAACTGTTACAGATCGGTGAGGTAGCCAAACGATCAGGGACAACGATCCGGACCGTCAGATACTACCTGGAGGAAGGATTCATCGAAGCCGGCAACCGCAGTCCGGGGGGGTTCTATCTCTTCAATGCGGATGTCGTCGAAAAGGTCCTCTTTATTCAGAAACTCAAAAAACTGGGCCTGCCGCTCAAAGAAATAAAATCGCTCTACAGCATCCGCCGGGAACAAAAGACCGGCGCCCAGGCCTGCTTGCTGGTCCGGGGAAAACTTCAAAGAGGACGAGAACGGACGACGGCAAAGATTGTGGACTACAGGAATCTTCTGAAAGAACTGGATGAAGCGATCGAACTTGTTTCCGAATGTGAAGGATGCCGGAAACGTCCGGCCAAAGAGAATTGTCTTGCCTGCGAAGTGGTCAAGAAAAGGGACCATATCCCTTTGCCCTTCGGAGCGATTCTATAG
- the rpmI gene encoding 50S ribosomal protein L35, with translation MPKIKTHRGAAKRFKKTASGKIKRNKAYASHILTTKSRKRKRGLRKSTTADSTNLKAIRILIPYA, from the coding sequence ATGCCGAAAATCAAGACACACCGTGGTGCGGCAAAGCGTTTCAAGAAAACCGCATCGGGGAAGATCAAACGGAACAAGGCTTATGCGAGTCATATCCTGACAACGAAATCGCGGAAACGGAAACGGGGATTGAGGAAATCTACGACGGCCGATAGTACCAATCTTAAAGCGATCCGGATACTCATTCCCTACGCGTGA
- the mtnA gene encoding S-methyl-5-thioribose-1-phosphate isomerase: MIPTVEWKAGKVRLIDQTKLPREVVYIDYSDYREVTAAIRDLVVRGAPAIGVTAAMGVALGAQGIDTEEREEFLRRLQPVCDHLASARPTAVNLFWAIERMRRFAAGQEGLSVPELKQALIDEADRMREEDIAVNRAMGRYGAEFVPDGATILTHCNAGSLATAAYGTALGVIYAAREQGKKVSVFADETRPILQGARLTAWELMEEGVDVTLITDNMAGHFMKEGRIDLVVVGTDRTVANGDVANKIGTYSVAVLAGEHGIPFYVAAPTSTIDFSIPTGEGIPIEERDPEEVTRICNQLEIAPEGVKVESPAFDVTPARYITAIITEKGAFRPEDLHFLNDPKADLDEVRLKGPEPK; this comes from the coding sequence ATGATTCCCACCGTTGAATGGAAGGCCGGAAAGGTCCGGCTGATCGACCAGACAAAACTTCCGAGGGAAGTGGTCTACATCGACTATAGCGATTACCGGGAGGTGACCGCTGCAATCCGGGATCTCGTGGTCCGGGGAGCGCCCGCCATCGGTGTAACGGCGGCCATGGGGGTGGCCCTGGGGGCGCAGGGTATAGACACGGAGGAGCGGGAAGAGTTTTTGAGGCGCCTCCAGCCGGTCTGCGATCACCTGGCCTCGGCCCGTCCAACGGCCGTCAACCTGTTCTGGGCCATCGAGCGGATGCGGAGATTCGCCGCCGGGCAGGAGGGACTCTCCGTTCCTGAATTGAAACAGGCGCTCATCGACGAGGCCGACCGGATGCGTGAGGAGGACATCGCGGTCAACCGGGCCATGGGGAGATATGGCGCGGAGTTCGTTCCGGACGGTGCGACGATCCTGACGCATTGCAACGCGGGCTCTCTTGCCACGGCCGCTTACGGCACGGCCCTGGGGGTGATCTATGCCGCCCGCGAGCAGGGGAAGAAGGTCAGCGTCTTTGCCGATGAAACGCGTCCGATCCTCCAGGGTGCCCGGCTTACCGCCTGGGAACTGATGGAGGAAGGGGTGGACGTGACCCTCATTACCGACAACATGGCCGGTCACTTCATGAAGGAGGGAAGGATCGACCTGGTCGTGGTCGGGACGGACCGGACCGTGGCCAACGGCGATGTGGCCAACAAGATCGGGACCTATTCCGTCGCCGTCCTTGCCGGAGAGCATGGGATCCCGTTCTACGTGGCCGCTCCGACCTCCACGATCGATTTTTCCATTCCGACGGGGGAGGGGATTCCCATCGAGGAACGGGACCCCGAAGAGGTCACCCGGATCTGCAACCAGCTCGAAATCGCTCCCGAAGGGGTGAAAGTCGAAAGCCCCGCCTTTGATGTAACCCCTGCCCGCTACATCACGGCCATCATCACGGAGAAGGGGGCCTTCCGGCCCGAGGATCTTCACTTCCTCAACGACCCGAAGGCGGACCTCGATGAGGTCCGGCTGAAGGGGCCTGAGCCCAAATAA
- the infC gene encoding translation initiation factor IF-3 — protein MGGGSIKRRSPKGRQERKERINHEIRIPEVRVVDEDGSQLGILATQEALRIAEDQGLDLVEVAATAKPPVCRIMDYGKFQYQKSKKANLARKKQQIIHVKEVKLRPNTEEHDFAFKLQHAERFLKDGNKAKITVRFRGREMMYAERSKQMLMDFAKRLSEISVIELMPKREGRTVVMILAPSGPAAGAGKKKPAAAADKKPVQENPPAADS, from the coding sequence ATGGGAGGTGGTTCTATAAAACGAAGAAGCCCCAAGGGCAGACAGGAACGAAAGGAACGGATCAATCATGAGATCCGTATTCCGGAGGTCCGGGTCGTGGATGAAGACGGGTCACAACTTGGAATTCTTGCGACGCAGGAGGCCCTCCGGATTGCCGAGGACCAAGGACTGGATCTTGTAGAAGTTGCGGCCACAGCAAAGCCGCCGGTCTGCCGTATTATGGATTACGGAAAGTTTCAGTACCAGAAGAGCAAGAAGGCGAACCTCGCACGGAAGAAGCAGCAAATTATCCATGTCAAGGAGGTCAAGCTGAGACCCAACACGGAGGAGCATGATTTCGCCTTCAAGTTACAGCATGCCGAGCGATTTCTCAAGGATGGGAACAAGGCCAAGATTACCGTTCGTTTTCGTGGCCGGGAAATGATGTATGCCGAACGAAGCAAGCAGATGCTGATGGACTTTGCGAAGCGTCTTTCCGAAATCAGCGTCATAGAATTGATGCCGAAACGGGAGGGACGAACGGTTGTAATGATTCTGGCGCCCTCGGGCCCGGCTGCCGGCGCCGGAAAAAAGAAACCGGCTGCGGCCGCCGACAAGAAACCGGTGCAGGAGAATCCGCCTGCAGCCGATTCATAA
- the pheS gene encoding phenylalanine--tRNA ligase subunit alpha, which yields MIEKLKAIESETDARIRKASTLTEVQDCKVCILGKKGELTKLLAGMKDLSPAERPVVGKAVNEVKQRLNRSFARRSEEIEDQELQRRLREERIDITLPGRPRRRGTLHPITRTFREIESVFTGLGFRVAEGPEIEEDFYNFEALNIPRDHPARDMQDTFYISGDILLRTHTSPVQIRIMKKQPPPVRIIAPGKVYRCDADVSHTPMFHQVEGLMVDRGIRFGDLKGILEIFLHRLFGKDVGIRFRPSFFPFTEPSAEVDIACVICNGKGCRVCKHSGWLEILGAGMVDPEVFLRVGYDPEEVSGFAFGVGVERIAMLRYRIDDIRRFFENDPHFLSQF from the coding sequence CTGATTGAAAAACTGAAAGCCATCGAGTCGGAAACGGATGCACGAATCCGGAAGGCATCGACCTTAACCGAGGTTCAAGACTGCAAGGTCTGCATCCTTGGCAAGAAGGGCGAACTGACGAAACTTCTTGCCGGGATGAAGGATTTGTCCCCCGCTGAACGTCCGGTCGTCGGGAAAGCGGTCAACGAGGTCAAGCAGAGGCTGAACCGTTCTTTTGCCCGGCGAAGTGAAGAAATTGAAGATCAGGAACTGCAGCGGCGGCTCCGTGAAGAACGTATCGACATCACTCTCCCCGGACGGCCCCGCCGGCGGGGGACGCTCCACCCGATTACCCGGACCTTCCGGGAGATCGAATCGGTCTTCACCGGACTCGGTTTCCGGGTAGCCGAAGGACCTGAGATTGAAGAAGACTTTTACAATTTCGAAGCCCTGAACATTCCCAGGGACCATCCCGCGCGGGACATGCAGGATACCTTCTATATCTCCGGGGACATACTCCTGCGGACCCATACCTCGCCCGTTCAGATCCGTATCATGAAAAAACAGCCTCCCCCCGTTCGGATCATCGCCCCGGGCAAGGTCTACCGCTGTGATGCCGACGTCTCCCATACCCCCATGTTCCACCAGGTGGAAGGGCTGATGGTGGACCGGGGTATCCGTTTCGGTGACCTCAAGGGGATCCTGGAGATCTTCCTGCACAGGCTCTTCGGAAAAGATGTGGGAATCCGTTTCCGGCCGAGTTTTTTCCCCTTCACGGAACCATCGGCAGAAGTCGATATCGCCTGCGTGATCTGTAACGGGAAGGGATGCCGCGTCTGCAAACATTCCGGATGGCTGGAGATTCTCGGGGCCGGTATGGTCGACCCCGAGGTCTTCCTCAGGGTCGGCTACGACCCGGAGGAGGTTTCGGGATTTGCCTTCGGCGTGGGGGTGGAACGGATTGCCATGCTCCGTTACCGGATCGATGATATCCGGCGTTTTTTCGAAAATGATCCGCACTTCCTGTCGCAATTCTGA